A window of the Caldalkalibacillus salinus genome harbors these coding sequences:
- a CDS encoding PH domain-containing protein, with protein sequence MGFLDGLMGNASEVDVKELEAEFAKMLAPGEEIEKAYKLIRDLFIFTDKRLLLVDKQGLTGKKTEFHSLPYKSIVHFSIETAGSFDLDADLKIWLSGSSMPIEKKFNKSLNIYELQSVLASYVLK encoded by the coding sequence ATGGGTTTTTTAGACGGTTTGATGGGGAATGCATCGGAGGTTGACGTAAAAGAATTAGAAGCAGAATTCGCTAAAATGCTAGCACCGGGTGAAGAAATAGAGAAAGCATACAAGCTCATTAGGGACTTATTTATTTTTACTGATAAGCGATTATTACTCGTAGACAAGCAAGGCCTGACCGGTAAAAAGACTGAATTTCACTCCCTTCCGTATAAAAGCATTGTTCACTTTTCAATCGAAACGGCTGGGAGCTTCGATCTTGATGCAGATCTGAAAATTTGGCTATCTGGTAGCTCTATGCCGATTGAGAAAAAGTTTAATAAAAGCTTAAACATTTATGAGTTACAAAGTGTATTAGCCTCGTATGTTTTAAAATAA
- a CDS encoding creatininase family protein, producing the protein MRFDTATSYTIKEKIKDSQIALLPIGAVEAHGPHLPLGTDNILAEKLAATVAEKTGALQLPLLPFGQVWSLKNFPGSIHVSNESLVSMLVDIGESLYRQGIRILAFINGHLGNANALKEASRQLFERYSDFKVFAFFYPGTKKLMDEIRDTTSSHSTYFHACEIETSLMLYVAEEEVDMSKALNENPIIPESADVTPTPWETFTDTAVLGDATRATKKKGAIIVEQAISKMVELLEEARDKVKSR; encoded by the coding sequence ATGCGCTTTGATACAGCAACATCTTACACCATAAAAGAGAAAATAAAAGATAGTCAAATTGCTCTGCTGCCCATTGGGGCGGTAGAAGCGCATGGACCCCATCTCCCTCTAGGGACAGACAACATCCTAGCTGAGAAACTGGCTGCGACGGTGGCCGAGAAAACAGGTGCCCTCCAGCTTCCTCTTTTGCCATTTGGGCAGGTATGGAGTCTGAAGAACTTTCCAGGGAGTATTCACGTTAGTAATGAATCGCTCGTTTCTATGCTTGTAGATATCGGAGAAAGCTTGTATCGGCAAGGCATCAGGATCTTAGCGTTTATTAACGGTCATTTAGGTAACGCCAATGCATTAAAAGAAGCTTCGCGTCAGCTTTTTGAAAGATATTCAGATTTCAAAGTGTTCGCCTTCTTCTATCCGGGCACCAAAAAACTTATGGATGAGATACGGGACACTACTTCTTCGCATAGCACCTATTTTCATGCGTGCGAAATAGAAACGTCACTTATGCTGTATGTCGCCGAGGAAGAGGTGGATATGAGCAAAGCCCTTAATGAAAACCCGATAATCCCAGAGAGTGCGGACGTCACCCCGACCCCGTGGGAGACTTTCACGGACACGGCTGTGCTAGGTGACGCCACCCGGGCGACAAAGAAGAAAGGAGCGATCATCGTTGAACAGGCCATAAGCAAGATGGTCGAGCTCCTAGAAGAAGCGAGAGACAAGGTCAAAAGCAGATGA
- a CDS encoding SIS domain-containing protein → MLQTYFRRIKETINKVEQQEQESMTQAAQKVADKIQAGGIVHLFGCGHSHILTEEVFYRAGGLVPISPIFVEPLMLHEGAVRSSQLERQNGYAQAFMDKQDIRAGDVMVVISTSGRNPVPVDVAQHARNKGAYVIGITSIAYSQSQPSRHESGKHLYNSVDLVIDNHAVKGDALLTHDKVAIPFGPSSTVVGATILNAILANAIEIMAENGFEPPIFLSGNIDGSDEHNQRLIEQYQDRIPLLS, encoded by the coding sequence TTGTTACAAACGTATTTTCGCAGAATTAAAGAGACGATAAACAAGGTAGAACAACAGGAGCAAGAGAGCATGACACAGGCGGCTCAAAAAGTGGCCGACAAGATTCAAGCGGGTGGCATTGTTCATTTGTTCGGCTGTGGTCATTCTCATATCCTAACGGAAGAAGTGTTTTACCGAGCAGGTGGATTAGTCCCTATTAGTCCTATTTTTGTTGAACCTTTGATGCTTCATGAAGGGGCTGTACGCTCGTCTCAACTGGAGAGACAAAATGGATATGCGCAAGCATTTATGGACAAACAAGATATCCGGGCAGGGGACGTGATGGTCGTCATTTCAACGTCTGGTCGAAACCCTGTCCCTGTAGATGTGGCACAGCACGCTAGGAACAAGGGAGCTTATGTCATCGGGATCACGTCAATCGCCTATTCTCAAAGCCAGCCTTCACGTCATGAGAGTGGGAAACATTTGTATAACTCAGTCGATCTTGTCATTGATAACCATGCCGTGAAGGGCGATGCCCTACTCACACACGACAAGGTGGCGATTCCTTTTGGGCCAAGCTCAACCGTTGTGGGCGCAACCATTTTGAACGCCATACTAGCCAACGCTATTGAAATCATGGCCGAAAATGGGTTTGAACCGCCCATCTTTTTAAGCGGCAATATTGACGGTTCAGATGAACACAATCAAAGATTGATCGAACAGTATCAGGATCGCATACCACTTCTTTCTTAA
- a CDS encoding methyltransferase domain-containing protein, whose translation MPTKLGNVLAIPYLDQQFDYVVSSYHMHYLTEEQKNVALEEMRRVLKPHGRICFGDVMFETEAQRKAYIASISQRGEWDSDQDIEQTYYADLSQLIHWLEQYRFTTSVRRMDDGVYIVYAELVY comes from the coding sequence ATCCCCACAAAACTAGGTAATGTCTTAGCTATCCCGTATCTTGACCAACAGTTTGATTATGTCGTGTCTAGCTATCACATGCATTACCTTACTGAGGAACAGAAAAACGTCGCGTTAGAGGAGATGCGACGTGTGTTAAAACCACATGGGAGGATCTGTTTTGGGGACGTGATGTTTGAAACAGAAGCACAGCGCAAGGCATACATCGCTTCAATATCACAAAGAGGGGAGTGGGATAGTGATCAGGACATAGAGCAAACCTACTATGCCGATTTATCCCAGCTTATACATTGGCTTGAGCAATATCGTTTTACGACGAGCGTGAGACGTATGGATGATGGTGTGTATATTGTTTACGCCGAATTGGTCTACTAA